TCCTGCAAGAGCTTAGCCGAGGGATCAGTCGTCTTGAAAAGATTCCTTAACCACATGCCAATCTTGGCTCCTGCCGACATGGCCTTCCATCTCTCCGTGAGCCATTCCTGCTGTTCGGGTGTCTTTTCATAGACGGGCTTTCTCGTCCGCACCATGAGACAAAACAAGAGGGTCcaaatgaagatgaagcaagTAGGAACACCGCGACGACTCTTTTTGCCCACCATGGCGCGCCGGAAGATCACCCATGTTTCCCAAATACTGGCAATAAGCCAAAGTCCGGTCCATGAGAAGCAGATGATCAGAATGAGCTGGGTCAGAGAAATGCCCCAGGTCCGTTTGCAGACATCGTCACAGCATGTTCCGCCACCGATGGCCGAGTCCGAGACGAGTAGAGTGTCGGTGTAATCGTAACAGAACTTTGATGTGCCGTGTGTGCCGGTGGAAGAGACACTGCTGTCCCCGTCGCAGACCGTCCACCGATACGGCATGCAGTCCTTACTGGCGCTGTCTAGCGCGAGTTTGGGAATCGCGCTGGGCTCCAGCAACATTCCAGTGGTTGTGTACCAAGACCCGGATGAGATGGCGGTCGCGGTTGGAGTAACAAATCCCTGTGCATCTCTGGGCACATCAACTGAGCAAGTCTTGGTCGTCGGGGTGGGTGTATTGGTAAAGGAACATGATGATGGCGGCGTCAAGGTGAGAATAACCCAGTATTGCAGGTCGGGGGACGAAAGATCATCAAGCGGGATCCCGGCCGACGGGGCAATCACACGATTGATGGCTGTGACTTCAGGCCCATAGTAGTCATCACCGTACGCAGTGAACGTGCTGAGGACGGGGGGGTTTGATACGATTGGGCTGACAGGAATGAACGTCGTCACCGTTTCGTCTCTGTAGTAGTCGCTGGTGACCACAACCTCCACGTATTGAGTTCCAATCCATGGCGAGGCATTAGACTTGGCGAGATTCAGTAAtgcaaggaagagaaatcGCGAGGCAGTAATGATCCCCATGATTCGAGTCTCCACTCCACTTCGGAAGTGACAAGCTTTGCCCAGGCGAAAGTAAATGGACACGTAAAGGAAATGGCCGCATGATGAGGGGATTTGTGGCACGTTATAAGCGTTTTGAATAATGTTCTCGCAACCCGCGTGCCTGTCGATGAGGTCCACATCTCATAGCGTCGAGACTACATTCGCTGAGCCGGCGGCCCCCCTTAACGGGAGCCCATGGGCAGCAAGCTTCCTGTCAAGCTAGCATTGCGCTCACATATGTTTTCCGAGTCGCAGCTCGCTCGTTGCGCCGGTTGAAATTAAAAGTCTAGCCAATTCCCGTTAGTACTGCTCTAGCTCCAAAGTTAGGGTCGGATGAGTGATTCTGACAAGATTCACTGGGCCGCGAGCAATGGTCGACGACCAGATTTGGCTCTAAAACCGTCCTTGCTAGAGCACGCCAAGACGCCAAGCGGACCTTGGCGGCCGCTTGAGCGGCGCTTAGTCTTGGGTGGAGCGGTTCGGTTGCGACTCATTTTTGCGGGTCACGCAAAAGGTTTGTAGGCGCTATACGGTAAGAGTTCGGACAACGAGAGCGGAAGGGCATTGTTGCTGCTTGAGCCGCCGCACAGCCAAAAGTTTTTGCCAGGCTCCATTTTGTTACGCGGTGCCTTGAACTTGTAGAGCAAGAAGAAAGTGATAAGACGCAGTACACAGGCCAAATGAGCCATGCGCTTCCCCATTTAGCCAGGGACCAGGGCCCGTACAGAAAATCTGCTAGTGAACGAGCACTAACAGCAAGTAGTCAGACTAAGATGTTAGTAGGAACAGGGGTCGGATCCAATCGAAGTTCTGGAATAGAATCATTGCGGGTCCTGGTCAACAGTTCCCTTCACATGTGATGGCCCAAGGCTTTGCCCCTGATGGCCTTGATTGTGAGCTCATCGGTGAGACGAAATCGAACGGAAGGAAAGGATTCCATCTCTCCAACACAACTAAGGTTTCATATCGGAAGAAAGTCTGAAGAGTGCACGTGACAGGGCAAGCCGAGCTTCTCCAAGAGGGGGCAGTAGATGAAGTGAaattctttttcatttttgttATTTTATTTTAAAATTCATTCATTTCCATTACGGCATCATTCAGATAGCCGCGTCATGACCTGCAGCAAGAGATTATCTAGTCATCATGCTAGAACATTTTCATCAAATTTTTATTTCTACCTCCAGACATGGGTGTATGGGCCAGTCTGGAGAGAACCGTAAATCATCACCCAAGATAGATCACATCAAGGGGGCCAGGCTACTGACCTGTCGCGAATTTCGCCTGTGCCCGGGTGTTCTTGatggtcttcttgatcatccGCTCGACCTCGTCCCAGTCCGAAGTGTCCAGCTGCTCGATTGCGCAGCCAAAGTGTTCCTGGATCTGTCGAAGCCAGTTCCATTCTTCCCGGTTCGACACGAAGGTGATGGCCACACCAATTCGACCGAAACGACCTGTCCGACCGATACGGTGGAGATAGGTCTGGAAGTCAGGCTGGCGCTGACGACTGCCTTGAGGAATGACCACCGGAACGTCGTAGTTGACGACGAGGGAGACCGTGGACACGTCAATGCCACGAGCGAGGACGTTGGTTGTGATGAGCACCTTGGCCTCACCACTGCGGAAGGCATCAATGACCGCGTCACGCTGAGCGCCATCAATACCACCAGTGAGGGAAGCCACCGTATGTCCCTCCGCGGTCATGCGCTTCTCAATCTCCGCGGCTGCCACACGAGTCTACATTTGGTAACGGTTAGTGAGAACTCGCGAGAGACTTGGGCAAACAAAACGGATCTATCGTGATGGGGGCACGGCAACTTActccgacgaagatgataGACGAGCCAACGGTCAGCAGTCCATAAAGCTGGACCAGACTGTTGTACTTTTGCTCGTCGGTCGCACAGTCCATGTACAGCTGCTTGATCCCGTCGACGGTCAGCTCCTCGTGGCGCAGGGTGATCTCGTTGGCTTCCGGAGCAAACTTCATGGCGTAGGTGCGGACAAGGGGAGGGAATGTTGCAGAAAAGAGGACCACTTGAATGTTCCTGGGCAGCATGCCCTTGGTGCGGATGCACTGGTCGCCCAGACCCTGTCCCTCGAGCATATTGTCAGCCTCGTCCAGGACGAGGACCTTGAACTGGGTAGGGTTCAGGATTCGTCGCTTGATCAGCTCGGCGACGGTGCCGGGTGTTCCAACGACGGCCGCAGCGGTCATGCGCTTGGGGCGCTCAGACGGGTCCATGGGAACAGCAATGCCAATGGTCAACCCCTCAAGGAACTGACCGATGTCGCGGATCACGCCACCAATCTGACGAGCAAGCTCACGGGTAGGAGCTAGAATGAGGGCCTGAGGAGTCGCCCGCATTTCCTCGGTGGAGAGATCAAGACGGCTCAAAACGTTCAAAACAAAGGCAGCCGTCTTGCCAGTACCAGACTGAGATTGCCCAATGAGGTTCTTGGGAGGATTGTGCATCAACAGGGGCAGCGCACGCTCTTGCACCTTGGACGGCTTTCGGAAATTCATCGCGGACAGGCCTTTCAGGATACGGGGGTCACTGCCACAGGACAGTACTGATTAGTTATGTGCAGTGTAAAACAGATGTTCAGAAAAGGCGACTTACAGGCCGAGATCCTCGAACCGCTTGACGGAGAACAGAGGGTTGTTCGGGTCCGCTTGGAGGTCACTCAGCTTGACCTCGACGTCGAACTCGGGCTCCTGCAGACTTGATCCCTGGGCAGCTACGCCAGCACCgtcatccttcttctcttcggtaGAACCTATATCGCAACAATAGCAAAAGATGTCAGCGCGAGGTACCAGGTCGAGTGATCCTGCATGTCTGTCGCATTTGTGAAAACGTGCGCGGGCAGATGCACCAGGCCTGAACTGTTCTCTCATCCGGCGAGAGATAGTCCCAGCGAGTGGCGAATATCAAACGAATAAAAGAATTTCACGGAGAGATGAGAAAATTGTGACAGGGCGGCTTTGGAAGAGTGAAAAGAGTGTGCGCGGCGACTGGGGATCAAGACTCATACCGTTGGAGGTGGCAGGCTGCACAGATTCATCGGGCTTGGTGATGCGGTCGGCCAAGGAGCCGGCGGTCTCGGTGTTTTCAGTTGACATGTTGAAAGGTTGAGTTGACAGATGTGTCAGGTAGTTAAGTGGGTATTCAAAGTTGTAAGTTGAAGATTGTAGACgaggggtggtggtggggcAGAGAGAGTTGAGGAGGTGAAATCGAGGGCCTTTTATATTCGCGACGCGGGAAAGGGATGAGGATTGTTTGTGGTAGGCGTCAGCTGCAGAGAGGAGGCAGCAGTCGAGTGATTGATTTCCAGAAGAGGAAACCCAGGGCACAGCGATGCGATTGTCAAGTTTGATGCGCCGCGGAACGCAAACACCGGCGAGAGCAGAAATGACGCTGGGCGGCGAGACGACCGAGCTTGGCCTATCTGGGAAAGATGGAAACGGTATGGTATCTGCCTCCGAAAGGCTGCCTGACCAGGCCTCCCACCCGGTGCCTGAGATCCAGCGCCAGAGCAATACCGGCGTATGGTATGGTCACAGGCACCTGCGAGGTTCCCCGCCTTCTCCCCATGTTGGGCGTTGCGATCATCGTTCCTCTGTCCTAATTGGCACCGACTTCGACAAACTTCCCGACACAAGAACTCTCGTTGAGAAAGCTCTTGGAGGAGTCTGGGAATTCCTGCCAGTGCTGAGTAATTAGCACTTCCAGACACCCGAGTCCTCAGCAACAGCCCATGCGCGATCTGCTTGCGACCTCACTACGGCCATGGCGGCAGCTGACATTGCTCCCCAATTCGGGGCGGAGCTCAAGGTGATTTGGATTCCGGACCTTGCTTTGGTGCCAGAAGCGATTCCGACTGACTGAATTATCGACTTTAGGATAATTTCAAGCCGGTCAATGCCTGGGTGTGTTGTCCACATCTCGCGCTCCTCCCCGCAACCATTACGTCGTCATCGACCCCCGTGTCCCCCGGACGAGAACTAACACCGCGATGTCGCATAGGTATCGAATGGTATAGTGTGGCTCGATGAGATCCAACAATTTTACCGCGAGCGCAGTGCCATTGAAAAGGAATACGCAGCCAAATTGAGTGGGCTGTGCCGGAAATACCAAGATCGCAAATCCAAGAAGATCAGCTCTCTGAGCGTCGGCGATACCCCTACGTTAACCCCCGGTTCCCTCGAGAGCGCATCCTTGACAACCTGGACAACCCAATTGAACTCGATCGAATCGCACGCGGCAGAGCGAGACAAGTTCGCGACGGATTTGCTAGGGCACGTGGCCGAGCCTCTGAAGCAGGCCGCCTCTCAATTCGAGGA
The nucleotide sequence above comes from Penicillium oxalicum strain HP7-1 chromosome II, whole genome shotgun sequence. Encoded proteins:
- a CDS encoding ATP-dependent RNA helicase dbp5, with translation MSTENTETAGSLADRITKPDESVQPATSNGSTEEKKDDGAGVAAQGSSLQEPEFDVEVKLSDLQADPNNPLFSVKRFEDLGLDPRILKGLSAMNFRKPSKVQERALPLLMHNPPKNLIGQSQSGTGKTAAFVLNVLSRLDLSTEEMRATPQALILAPTRELARQIGGVIRDIGQFLEGLTIGIAVPMDPSERPKRMTAAAVVGTPGTVAELIKRRILNPTQFKVLVLDEADNMLEGQGLGDQCIRTKGMLPRNIQVVLFSATFPPLVRTYAMKFAPEANEITLRHEELTVDGIKQLYMDCATDEQKYNSLVQLYGLLTVGSSIIFVGTRVAAAEIEKRMTAEGHTVASLTGGIDGAQRDAVIDAFRSGEAKVLITTNVLARGIDVSTVSLVVNYDVPVVIPQGSRQRQPDFQTYLHRIGRTGRFGRIGVAITFVSNREEWNWLRQIQEHFGCAIEQLDTSDWDEVERMIKKTIKNTRAQAKFATGQ